From Rutidosis leptorrhynchoides isolate AG116_Rl617_1_P2 chromosome 3, CSIRO_AGI_Rlap_v1, whole genome shotgun sequence, a single genomic window includes:
- the LOC139901787 gene encoding uncharacterized protein: protein MNFNSSDTEARQYTYIEFPRHYVWNSTKRKWTKRTSQRTVSPIHFVPPKAGETYYLRILLNKVKGPTCYEDIRTVNGILYHTYKDACYAMGLLADDKEYVASIKEVHQWACGEQCRNLFVSLITSDSISCPERVWQQTCDLLSDDLTHEVHERLRSKDPDALKHVLHNLALARIEKQLNRSGSTLKNIPNMPFPDYEFIQQSCNMLIHDELSYDLTFDTIVASIDNDESQLFFLYGYGGTGKTFVWKTLAAAIRSRGDIVINITSSGIAALLLIGGRTAHSRFAIPINVLEDSFYSIKPESELAALLNQARLIIWDEAPMMHRHCFEAFDRTMKDIIKSNKSSEPFGGKILKIGEGKINTPNDGEADVDFPDEILLETGSNPVETIVNSTYPSLHENLVDPKFFQTRAILATTNEEVNSINDQILSTLIGEERVYYSSDNLTPDEDNDIFAQQLYSPEILNGLTVLGVPNHRLALKVGVPIMLLRNIDQSKGLCNGTRLQVERLAEHTIEARIITGHSFGNLTYIPRMIIAPTDKKIVVKFQRRQFPVSVCFAMTINKSQGQSLSNVGLYLRKPVFTHGQLYVAVSRFTTKKGLKVVILDEDGNDSKTTKNVVYKEVLRRI, encoded by the exons ATGAACTTTAATAGTTCTGATACTGAAGCAAGGCAGTATACTTACATTGAATTCCCGCGCCATTACGTATGGAACAGCACTAAAAGGAAGTGGACTAAGAGAACAAGTCAAAGAACTGTCAGTCCCATTCATTTTGTCCCTCCAAAAGCTGGTGAGACTTACTATCTTCGTATCTTGCTCAATAAAGTTAAAGGCCCAACCTGTTACGAAGATATACGCACTGTGAATGGTATTTTATACCATACTTACAAGGATGCTTGCTATGCTATGGGACTGTTAGCGGACGATAAAGAGTACGTTGCTTCGATCAAAGAGGTTCATCAATGGGCTTGCGGTGAACAATGTCGAAACCTCTTTGTTTCATTGATTACATCAGATAGTATCTCATGTCCTGAACGTGTGTGGCAACAAACATGCGACTTACTATCAGATGACCTCACACATGAAGTCCATGAACGTCTGAGATCTAAGG ATCCAGATGCATTGAAGCATGTTTTGCACAACCTTGCTCTTGCTAGAATTGAGAAACAATTAAATAGGTCGGGGTCAACTTTAAAAAACATACCCAATATGCCATTTCCCGATTATGAGTTCATACAACAGTCGTGCAACATGTTGATTCACGATGAGCTGTCATATGAC TTAACCTTTGACACAATCGTTGCTTCAATTGATAATGATGAATCACAACTATTTTTCTTATATGGTTACGGAGGTACCGGAAAGACTTTTGTTTGGAAAACTCTTGCAGCAGCAATAAGATCACGCGGAGATATAGTAATTAACATTACCTCAAGTGGAATAGCTGCATTACTTTTAATCGGAGGTAGAACAGCACATTCAAGGTTCGCCATTCCGATTAACGTGTTAGAGGATTCATTCTATTCAATCAAACCTGAAAGTGAACTTGCTGCCCTGTTGAACCAAGCAAGGTTAATCATTTGGGATGAAGCCCCGATGATGCACAGACATTGTTTTGAGGCTTTTGATCGTACAATGAAAGACATTATCAAATCGAATAAGAGTTCTGAGCCATTTGGTGGCAAG ATATTAAAAATTGGAGAGGGGAAGATTAACACTCCAAACGATGGTGAAGCAGACGTAGACTTTCCTGATGAGATCTTACTTGAAACAGGTTCCAACCCTGTTGAAACAATAGTTAATTCGACATATCCTTCACTTCATGAAAATTTAGTAGATCCCAAATTTTTCCAGACCAGGGCAATCTTAGCTACGACAAATGAAGAAGTAAACTCGATAAACGATCAGATTTTATCAACTTTAATCGGTGAAGAAAGGGTATACTATAGTTCTGATAATCTAACCCCTGATGAGGACAATGATATTTTTGCTCAACAGTTATATTCTCCTGAAATTTTAAATGGTCTTACGGTTCTGGGTGTGCCTAACCATAGACTTGCTTTGAAGGTAGGAGTACCTATAATGTTACTTCGTAACATTGACCAGTCAAAAGGTTTGTGTAATGGTACACGCTTACAAGTTGAAAGGTTGGCAGAACATACCATTGAAGCACGTATAATTACTGGACACTCTTTCGGTAACCTTACGTACATACCGAGGATGATCATTGCACCTACGGACAAGAAAATTGTAGTTAAGTTTCAACGACGTCAATTTCCTGTATCTGTTTGCTTTGCGATGACAATTAATAAGAGTCAGGGTCAATCGCTTTCAAATGTTGGGTTATATCTTAGGAAGCCCGTCTTCACTCATGGCCAGCTGTATGTCGCTGTTTCTCGTTTCACTACAAAGAAGGGTTTGAAGGTGGTTATATTGGACGAGGACGGGAATGATTCAAAAACAACCAAAAATGTGGTTTACAAGGAAGTGTTAAGGCGTATTTAG
- the LOC139901786 gene encoding uncharacterized protein produces the protein MTYLSQQVQHQGYWKVHHHYLFVKLFTDLNNLHRGLLNPNVRVKVFAVTRKTFWKTPANLLSLEVVLIDQQGHKIIASINRSLIPMFEGILVEGHFFDISGFNVLPYEDRYKLLDHLWKIQFLLHTNLQPCPPFNLPNDEYLPFNYPDILSSVLDPTLAFDVVGQLVELRRLRVAIVNGHPMQFIRFTLQDLAGHRITVSFSSTNAVQLYDYATTHGDDVVPIIFLLNNCFIKEWEGGPVVTNHVWGTRLFINEHIDSIVDYTAVLQNLGGEGFVDGVNEQNGGVVFLED, from the exons ATGACTTATTTAAGTCAGCAGGTTCAACATCAAGGTTATTGGAAG GTACATCATCACTACTTATTTGTGAAATTG TTCACTGACTTGAACAATTTACATCGTGGATTATTAAATCCTAATGTCCGAGTCAAGGTTTTTGCAGTAACGAGAAAAACCTTTTGGAAGACTCCAGCTAATTTACTTTCTTTGGAGGTTGTGCTAATTGATCAACAG GGACATAAAATCATTGCATCCATCAATCGGAGTTTAATACCAATGTTTGAAGGTATCTTAGTTGAAGGTCATTTTTTTGACATATCGGGTTTTAATGTGCTTCCATACGAAGATCGTTATAAGTTGCTAGATCACTTGTGGAAGATCCAGTTTCTACTTCACACCAACCTTCAGCCATGTCCACCTTTTAATCTTCCAAATGACGAATACCTTCCTTTTAATTACCCTGACATCCTCTCGTCGGTATTAGATCCCACTCTTGCTTTTG atGTTGTTGGACAACTGGTCGAACTAAGACGTCTACGTGTGGCAATTGTGAACGGACACCCTATGCAATTTATTCGATTTACTCTCCAAGATTTAGC TGGTCATAGGATCACAGTTTCGTTTAGTTCGACCAACGCGGTACAGCTGTATGATTATGCTACAACTCATGGAGATGATGTAGTTCCAATAATCTTCTTGCTTAACAACTGCTTCATTAAAGAGTGGGAAG GTGGTCCTGTTGTTACTAACCACGTTTGGGGTACTCGCCTTTTCATCAATGAGCATATCGACTCTATAGTTGACTATACGGCAGT tctaCAAAACCTTGGTGGTGAAGGTTTCGTTGATGGTGTGAATGAGCAAAATGGTGGGGTTGTTTTTCTTGAAGATTAG
- the LOC139901785 gene encoding transcription factor HBP-1b(c38)-like, with protein sequence MVTKKHSDMNMELMNKSKKIAINNETNNNQEEKRMEKKIKQREANRKCRMRKEAYITKLEKTVREQATQIQKDLHVKANMQGDIKTDPLNFTKIYSDWFEEHQRLILTLRKKMMSNFNVSAIIPTLDAIFSHYNELFQKKRTASQINIFSILYGVWMPPPARCIMWIGGFRPSNVIELLINHVEMSNEQKKKMLTLKAILMKEETKSTIELDNLQITIDTSLSGQDFVNKWDACAMTNFATHMSALTGKFTIFWT encoded by the exons ATGGTGACGAAAAAGCATTCGGATATGAATATGGAACTCATGAATAAATCAAAGAAGATAGCCATCAACAATGAAACTAACAACAATCAAGAGGAAAAG AGgatggaaaaaaaaattaaacaaagaGAGGCAAATAGGAAATGCAGGATGCGAAAAGAG GCATATATAACTAAACTGGAAAAGACAGTTCGAGAACAAGCAACACAGATTCAAAAGGATCTTCATGTAAAG GCAAACATGCAAGGAGACATAAAGACTG ATCCACTTAACTTTACAAAAATATATTCGGATTGGTTTGAAGAACATCAACGACTTATATTAACTCTGCGTAAAAAGATGATGTCAAACTTCAATGTCTCTGCAATTATTCCAACTCTGGATGCTATTTTTTCACATTACAATGAACTATTTCAAAAGAAGCGAACAGCTTCGCAAATAAATATCTTCAGTATTTTATATGGTGTTTGGATGCCACCACCGGCCCGTTGTATAATGTGGATAGGTGGATTCCGTCCATCTAATGTTATTGAG TTGCTAATCAATCATGTAGAGATGTCAAATGAACAAAAGAAGAAAATGCTTACTTTGAAAGCAATTTTGATGAAGGAAGAAACTAAAAGTACTATAGAGTTAGACAATTTGCAAATAACCATTGACACTTCTTTATCCGGACAAGATTTTGTCAATAAATGGGATGCTTGTGCTATGACAAATTTTGCAACGCATATGTCAGCTTTAACAGGAAAATTTACCATTTTTTGGACTTAA